TTGCGCCCAGCCCAAATTTTGCCGCAGCTAATTGACGCTTCGACTTTGAAACGCGAAGTTGTTGAAGGTGTGGATATTATGGTGGTACGCGAACTCACTGGTGGCATTTACTTTGGCAAACCCAAGGGTATTTTTACTACTGACACTGGTGAAAAACGCGGTGTAAATACGATGGTTTACACTGAGTCAGAAGTTGAACGCATTGGCAGAGTTGCCTTTGAAGCAGCACGGAAACGCAAAGGAAAACTTTGTTCAGTGGATAAAGCGAATGTATTAGAAGTATCTCAGTTGTGGCGCGATCGCATCACGAAACTATCCCCAGAATATCCAGATGTGGAATTATCACATCTGTATGTCGATAACGCCGCCATGCAACTGTTACGCGCTCCTAAACAGTTTGATACTATCGTTACAGGCAACTTGTTTGGTGATATTCTCTCTGACGCAGCCGCTATGCTCACAGGCAGTATCGGTATGTTACCCTCTGCGAGTTTAGGTGCTTCTGGCCCTGGCGTATTTGAACCTGTCCACGGTTCCGCCCCCGATATCGCCGGACAAGATAAAGCAAATCCTCTGGCACAAGTTCTCAGTGCGGCAATGATGTTACGTTACGCTTTAGACCAGCCAAAAGCAGCAGACCGCATCGAACAAGCTGTACTCCAAGTTTTAGAACAAGGCGATCGCACAGGAGATATAATGTCTTTAGGTAAGAATCTTCTTGGTTGCCGCGCTATGGGAGATGCACTAATTAGAGTTCTTGAAGAAAAATAATTTGTAATAGAATTCAGCCAATTTGGCAACCGTTGCTAAAAGTTTCGGATAAACTAGAGAGAAATCTAGCAATCATATAAACAGTCGATAGTGTACGCATTACGACAAGAACAAGCAAACTATACTGCCCCTAAGAGACAGCCTCCCTTGGTTGATCCTGCCGTGATCAGAGCAGCAGGGCAGATCTACTACACCCACTGCGAGGTACATCCTGAAATCACTGGGCAACCATCAGGAGTAGCAATTAATCGCGTTACTCATCGGGGTAAAGTGATTTTTACTAGCCAACCAGTCCTGTTACCGCAAGAATGTTTTATACCGTTGAGTCAAATTGAATCGTACATGTACTAGTCCTTGGCCATCGGCAAAGGACAGTATGGGCATTTTGATGGTCGTCAAGCGCGAGTATCATTGTACTGTTGAGTCAAATTGAATCCTACATGTACTAGTTATTGGTCATTGGTCATTAGTCATCGACAAAAGCTAAAAGATAAACGACAAATGACAAAGGACTAATGACAAAGGACAACATGGACATTTTGATGGTCGTCCCGGCGAGTATCATAGTTTTCGTATTGGGTGCATCTATTGGCAGTTTTATCAACGTTGTAGTTTACCGACTACCAGCTAGGTTGTCAATTCTTTGGCCGCCTTCTCGCTGTCCTCATTGCTTAAACCAGCTAAAAGCTTATGATAATGTCCCAGTGCTGGGATGGGTATGGCTTGGAGGGCGATGCCGTTATTGTAAAAGCAAAATTTCTGTGCGTTATCCTGTAGTAGAAGCGCTGACAGGTATCATATTTTTGCTGATATTTTTATTATTTCATGTTTCTGTTGCTACAATAGGATACTGGGCTTTTTGCAGTTGGTTATTAGCCTTATCGCTGATTGATTTAGATACGATGACCCTACCCAATGCACTTACCCAGTCGGGGTTGGTAGTAGGAATTATCTTTCAAATGACAGTTGGTTTTTTTTCAGAAGCTAGTTGGCAGGGATTAATCAAGCATCTGATGATGGCTATAGTAGGTGCTGTACTAGGCTTATGGCTATTTGATGCGATCGCTATTTTTGGTTCAATGGCTTTAGGAAAACCTGCAATGGGCGCAGGTGATGCCAAACTCGCAGCCATGATGGGCGCTTGGTTGGGTTGGAAGTATTTGCTCTTAGCTGAGTTTATTGCTTGTGCAGTTGGGGCATTGGTGGGTATTGCCACAATCATACTATCAGGGCGAAAAAAGGGTCGAAAGATACCTTTTGGCCCTTTTTTGGCTTTAGGATCTTTAATTACTGTGTTTGGCGGCGAAGCAATTTTGTCTGCCTATTTACGGTTGTTTTTTCCAGCTAGTTGAAAAATCAGAAGACGAATTGAAAAATGAAAATTGAAAATTAAAAATTGAAATCTTTTAAATGCTCGGTTATTTCATCAATTCATCATCAGCAACCCTCAGCCTCCATGACTGTAGCTGTCATTACCTCATTGACTTTTGACACTTTGGTAATATCAGCCTGTGACTTGTATTACCCTCTTAACGAAGAATAGTATACCTTTTCCCTTTCTCCCTCTTCTTCATCCAAAGGACTTGTATTGGCACAAGTAATTTCGTTAAGCTGGCAACCAAAGATGCAAAATAAGGTCTAAATTGCTTAAAAGCGTAATTTGACGATGTAGTCAAGAGGAGCCACCCCCGTGAGCGGGTTTCCCGACAGCCAGCCTTTGGGAGTGGCGTGAGCCAGTGCAGTAGGCGGGCAATGCCAGCTCAAAGCATCTGGCGTTCAAGAGCCAAAAAGGGGTGTTGTTTGCGTTTGTATAACGGCAAATCAGGAGACTTTGAAAGCATTGGTCAAGAGTTAGAATTAATAACTCTGGACTTAGAACTTTTTACCCTAAACGCCCCGTAGCAGCTTGACCTGTTTTCGACCTCGATAACCACTTGAATAAAATAAAAATGGCAAACAACGAAGAATCACGCGGTTTAAAGTCTCTATTTGATTGGTTTGCAAATCGACGTAAATCAGGATCTACCAGCCTAGAACGTCAAGAACGTGAAATTGCTGATGGACTGTGGCATAAGTGTTCTAAATGTGGTGTATTAACCTATACAAAAGACCTGAGAGCAAATCAGATGGTTTGCGTTGAATGTGGTCATCACAATCGGGTGGATAGCGATGAACGTATCCGTCAATTGATAGATCCTAATACCTGGAGACCGATAGATGAGCATCTGCGATCTACAGATCCGCTACAATTTCGCGATCGCAAACCATATGGCGATCGCTTGCGGGAAACAGAAGAAAAAATTGGTTTAGCAGATGCAGTTAAAACTGGTTTAGGTCAAATTAACGGCTTACCCGTTGCCCTTGGGGTTATGGACTTCCGCTTCATGGGTGGTAGTATGGGTTCCGTCGTCGGAGAAAAACTGACTCGCTTGATTGAACAAGCCACTCAGCGGCGGTATCCTGTAATCATCGTCTGCACATCAGGTGGAGCAAGGATGCAAGAAGGAATGCTCTCTTTGATGCAGATGGCAAAAATATCCGCAGCCTTAGAACGCCATCGCCATGCCAGACTATTGTACATTCCTGTTTTGACCAATCCCACCACAGGCGGCGTTACCGCTAGCTTCGCCATGTTAGGCGATATCATCCTCGCAGAACCAAAAGCAACCATTGGCTTTGCAGGGCGGCGGGTAATTGAGCAAACCCTGCGGGAAAAACTGCCAGATGATTTTCAAACAGCCGAAGATTTACTCAAACATGGCTTTGTCGATGACATCGTACCCCGCACCCAGTTAAAGCAAACGTTAGCACAGCTAATAGCTTTGCACCAGCCAATACCAACCACGCACCCAATAGTATTGTGGGAGACAATGACCCTCAGTTCTACAGCAGCTGAGTAAGCATGGAGCATGGAGCATGGAGCATGGGGCATGGGGAATTGCTTATTCTCCCTCATCCCCCTCATCTCCCCCTGCTCCCCCGCTCCCCCACCCCCCTGCTCATCTTCCCGGTTCTTGCACAAAAATCAAGGGGACAAGTGCTACTAATCGCAACAAACTAGAGACGGCAAATAATCCTAGTAAACCTCCATATCCGATAAATTGGGCGATGAAGCTGCCTATGATTGTGCCTAAAGCACCACTACCTCCTGCAACAGCAGCTGCGATCGCAAAATATATAGACTGATTTTTAATTGGTGCAATTCCTATCTGTATATTGTTGTTACACAAGTCAATTGCCGCCCAAGTCACTCCAGCCAAAACATGTAACAGCGGCAACCATAGCCAGATATCAAGGCGATTACTGCCAATCCCTAGCCAAAACACTGGGGTAACTGCAACTAAAATCCCCACCAACAGCAGAATGGGACGATTGCCTATTTTGTCTGCTAACTTGCCCCATAACATCATCATCAGCAAATTTGCCCCCGCCTGGATACTACTGTAAAGCGTCACCCAACTCACATCTAAATCCAGCTTGTCGAGCATGTAGAGGTTGAAAAAAGGTGAGCTAATATTAACAGCAAGTGCCCATAAGCTGAAATAAACCAAAAACTTCAAAAAATTAGAATTATTCGAGATAATACTGGCAAAATTGTTTTGTGGTGGGGTAACATTCAGTTTAGGAATTAATTCTCCAGCTGATTCTTCTTCAGATACAAAACTTTTCTTCTCAACAGAAGAAGCCACAACAGTGTTTTGCAATTGTGGATTCATATCCAATTGAAAATACTGGCATAATATACTCAAAATCCCCAGCAAAATACCTAACAGCAGCACTATTCCATAGCCTTGTAAAGTTCCACCAGGCCAATGCGATACAGCTAAGCCGGCTATTGGTAAGCAAAGCAAATTAGTTAGGCTAACGGCGCTATTGCGTAGACCAAAATATCTGCCTCGCAATTGCTTCGGTACTATCATAGCTATCCAACTGAGCCACGATGCGCTTCCTAGCCCTCCCAAAAGATGGGTGACTGAGATAATAGACAGTGTTAAGATTAGTAATTGGTGGGAATTAAAACCTCCCCAATTGCAGGTGGCAATACCTACAACTAAAATCAACCACAGTGTTCTAGCAATTCCATGAGTCCGCAGCGCATACTGAAAGCGGCTAGTAGTGCGTTCCGATAGGTAAGCACCCACAGGTTGAATGAGATTTACCAGCATGGGGATAGAGGACAGTAACCCAAACACCACTGGACTGGCATCTAACTCTACCAAAAAATTACTGAGCAAAATGCCGCCTGTAGTTAAGCCGAAAACCGCTGCTAGAACACCATCAATAGTAGAAGCTGTTAAGCTGTTGCGAATAGCCTGCTTAGCAATTCGGGGGGTAGGTGTGGAAGTGGGAGAGAGTACTGTTGATGGTGCGGCAATTTCGGGAATTTCCAGACTCAGAGGCGCAGCAGTTTCAACCTGAACAGAATTCATAAACCTCAAATGTAAGGGTGAAGTGTCCTGGCACGAGTCCAGTTTTTGAAATATTCATACCGAGTTGCATTCAAAGGTAGTGGGGGGATGAGGGAGATGAGGGAGATGAGGGAGATGAGGAGGATGTTACTTCCCCATATCTAGATGCTATTTTTGAACGC
Above is a window of Nostoc sp. UHCC 0702 DNA encoding:
- a CDS encoding prepilin peptidase, encoding MDILMVVPASIIVFVLGASIGSFINVVVYRLPARLSILWPPSRCPHCLNQLKAYDNVPVLGWVWLGGRCRYCKSKISVRYPVVEALTGIIFLLIFLLFHVSVATIGYWAFCSWLLALSLIDLDTMTLPNALTQSGLVVGIIFQMTVGFFSEASWQGLIKHLMMAIVGAVLGLWLFDAIAIFGSMALGKPAMGAGDAKLAAMMGAWLGWKYLLLAEFIACAVGALVGIATIILSGRKKGRKIPFGPFLALGSLITVFGGEAILSAYLRLFFPAS
- a CDS encoding acetyl-CoA carboxylase carboxyltransferase subunit beta; translation: MANNEESRGLKSLFDWFANRRKSGSTSLERQEREIADGLWHKCSKCGVLTYTKDLRANQMVCVECGHHNRVDSDERIRQLIDPNTWRPIDEHLRSTDPLQFRDRKPYGDRLRETEEKIGLADAVKTGLGQINGLPVALGVMDFRFMGGSMGSVVGEKLTRLIEQATQRRYPVIIVCTSGGARMQEGMLSLMQMAKISAALERHRHARLLYIPVLTNPTTGGVTASFAMLGDIILAEPKATIGFAGRRVIEQTLREKLPDDFQTAEDLLKHGFVDDIVPRTQLKQTLAQLIALHQPIPTTHPIVLWETMTLSSTAAE
- a CDS encoding MFS transporter encodes the protein MNSVQVETAAPLSLEIPEIAAPSTVLSPTSTPTPRIAKQAIRNSLTASTIDGVLAAVFGLTTGGILLSNFLVELDASPVVFGLLSSIPMLVNLIQPVGAYLSERTTSRFQYALRTHGIARTLWLILVVGIATCNWGGFNSHQLLILTLSIISVTHLLGGLGSASWLSWIAMIVPKQLRGRYFGLRNSAVSLTNLLCLPIAGLAVSHWPGGTLQGYGIVLLLGILLGILSILCQYFQLDMNPQLQNTVVASSVEKKSFVSEEESAGELIPKLNVTPPQNNFASIISNNSNFLKFLVYFSLWALAVNISSPFFNLYMLDKLDLDVSWVTLYSSIQAGANLLMMMLWGKLADKIGNRPILLLVGILVAVTPVFWLGIGSNRLDIWLWLPLLHVLAGVTWAAIDLCNNNIQIGIAPIKNQSIYFAIAAAVAGGSGALGTIIGSFIAQFIGYGGLLGLFAVSSLLRLVALVPLIFVQEPGR
- the leuB gene encoding 3-isopropylmalate dehydrogenase; this encodes MTQNYRITLLPGDGIGPEIMAVAVDVLKIVGQQFDLQFEFQEALIGGAAIDATGEPLPSATLDTCRNSDAVLLAAIGGYKWDSLPSNLRPEAGLLGLRAGLGLFANLRPAQILPQLIDASTLKREVVEGVDIMVVRELTGGIYFGKPKGIFTTDTGEKRGVNTMVYTESEVERIGRVAFEAARKRKGKLCSVDKANVLEVSQLWRDRITKLSPEYPDVELSHLYVDNAAMQLLRAPKQFDTIVTGNLFGDILSDAAAMLTGSIGMLPSASLGASGPGVFEPVHGSAPDIAGQDKANPLAQVLSAAMMLRYALDQPKAADRIEQAVLQVLEQGDRTGDIMSLGKNLLGCRAMGDALIRVLEEK